A single genomic interval of Fructobacillus americanaquae harbors:
- a CDS encoding iron-containing alcohol dehydrogenase, producing MENFTFKNTTDIRFGKDRLDTELQAAIAQFGQKVLVTYGGGSIKKSGLYERAIKALAGLDVTELSGIEPNPKIASVREGQKLVKDNDIDVILAVGGGSVIDASKVIASAKFYDGDPWDLVLDSKKRFAIDQLPVVDILTLAATGTEMNTGSVISNPETKQKLGTGGPNTPAVSFLDPSLTFSVSKWQTAAGSIDIFSHLTEQYFDQKGYENDVRNGLIEGIMRTVIKWAPVALREPDNYDARANLMWASTMALNGLPRTGNVNSWSVHPIEHELSAYYDITHGVGLGILTPHWLGFIYSEETKPYFVSLGRNVWDLTGDDDTVATQTIAKTREWLASLDVPTTLPGVGIETDQDFDAMAKSAVQVNHLDQNAFVKMTTTDVRNLLEASMK from the coding sequence ATGGAAAATTTTACATTTAAGAACACAACTGATATTCGTTTCGGGAAAGATCGCTTGGACACTGAATTGCAGGCTGCTATTGCCCAATTTGGTCAAAAGGTGCTCGTAACCTACGGGGGTGGTTCAATTAAAAAATCAGGTCTGTACGAACGCGCGATCAAGGCGCTGGCAGGTTTGGATGTGACAGAATTGTCTGGGATTGAGCCCAATCCAAAGATTGCCTCAGTCCGTGAGGGACAAAAATTAGTGAAAGACAACGATATCGATGTCATCTTAGCCGTTGGTGGTGGGTCTGTTATCGATGCTTCAAAGGTCATCGCTTCTGCCAAGTTCTATGACGGCGACCCTTGGGACTTGGTTTTGGATTCCAAGAAGCGCTTTGCCATTGACCAGTTGCCCGTTGTCGACATTTTAACGTTGGCGGCTACCGGAACTGAGATGAACACTGGTTCTGTGATTTCCAACCCAGAAACGAAACAAAAGTTGGGAACCGGTGGTCCGAATACACCGGCCGTTTCCTTCCTGGATCCAAGTTTGACGTTCTCAGTTTCAAAGTGGCAAACGGCAGCCGGATCAATTGATATCTTTAGTCATTTGACGGAACAATACTTTGACCAAAAGGGTTACGAAAACGATGTTCGCAATGGCTTGATTGAAGGGATTATGCGGACTGTGATTAAGTGGGCGCCAGTTGCCTTGCGTGAACCCGATAACTACGATGCTCGAGCTAATTTGATGTGGGCCTCAACCATGGCTTTGAACGGCTTGCCACGGACAGGCAATGTCAATTCATGGTCAGTGCACCCAATCGAACACGAATTGTCAGCTTATTATGACATCACTCACGGTGTTGGCCTGGGAATTTTGACGCCACACTGGTTAGGCTTTATCTATTCAGAAGAGACAAAGCCTTATTTTGTTTCCTTGGGACGGAATGTCTGGGACTTGACGGGGGATGATGATACTGTTGCCACCCAGACAATCGCAAAGACCCGGGAATGGTTGGCTAGTCTTGATGTACCAACGACATTGCCTGGTGTTGGCATTGAGACGGACCAGGACTTTGATGCCATGGCTAAGAGTGCGGTTCAAGTTAAT
- a CDS encoding tautomerase family protein, which yields MPLMKIDLIKGQYEPAEIKNIMQLSFDVAKETLSLPDRDRFQIVTQHEDYEINFQDVGLGYDRSDKVLFFTVLSTPRPVKAKKEFTKSLVAVLADKAGVRREDVIISFISNHAEDWSFGEGKNHFLNGDL from the coding sequence ATGCCATTAATGAAAATTGACTTGATTAAGGGGCAGTACGAACCCGCAGAAATTAAGAATATCATGCAACTGTCTTTTGACGTTGCCAAGGAAACGTTGTCATTACCAGACCGTGACCGTTTCCAAATCGTGACGCAACACGAAGACTATGAAATTAATTTTCAAGATGTTGGTCTTGGCTATGACCGTTCAGACAAGGTTTTGTTCTTTACGGTATTGTCAACGCCACGTCCAGTGAAGGCCAAGAAGGAATTCACGAAGTCATTGGTGGCCGTCTTGGCTGATAAAGCCGGCGTTCGCCGGGAAGATGTCATTATCTCCTTTATCAGCAACCACGCTGAAGACTGGTCATTTGGTGAGGGAAAGAATCATTTCTTGAACGGTGACCTTTAA
- the thiM gene encoding hydroxyethylthiazole kinase, with protein sequence MSQTILTAVRTNQPIVLNVANSVTPQLVANAIAYIGASPIMLEDPLDAADLTKIANAVTLNLGSTSANSQKVMINSGQTANALGLPVVFDPVAVGATPLRSKRAKELLKTVKVSIVRGNLGEVATLAEVKWESHGIDAGRGTADPIEIALKAAQKLDAVVVATGVHDLVSDGQTVYQIDNSASQLATNVGMGDALDGLLGAFASQSMALDDLAYATAALPVAGELALAEGVAGPADFLNKMLDQLGNLTDEKLQGQIHLHQVQ encoded by the coding sequence ATGAGCCAAACAATTTTAACTGCTGTTCGCACTAACCAACCCATCGTCTTGAACGTGGCCAATAGCGTTACCCCCCAATTGGTGGCCAATGCCATTGCCTATATTGGAGCTTCACCAATTATGCTGGAAGATCCGCTGGATGCTGCTGATTTGACAAAAATTGCCAATGCCGTGACCTTGAATTTGGGTTCAACTTCCGCCAATTCACAAAAAGTGATGATTAATAGCGGGCAGACAGCGAACGCGTTAGGCCTCCCTGTTGTTTTTGATCCGGTTGCCGTTGGTGCGACGCCACTACGATCCAAGCGTGCCAAGGAACTTTTGAAAACAGTTAAAGTGAGCATCGTACGTGGTAATCTTGGTGAGGTCGCAACCTTGGCTGAAGTGAAATGGGAAAGTCATGGCATTGATGCCGGCCGAGGTACGGCTGACCCAATTGAAATTGCCTTGAAGGCGGCCCAAAAACTGGATGCTGTTGTGGTCGCCACTGGGGTTCATGACTTAGTTTCAGACGGCCAGACCGTTTACCAGATTGATAACTCGGCAAGCCAATTGGCAACCAATGTTGGCATGGGGGACGCGCTTGATGGTTTGCTGGGCGCCTTTGCTAGTCAAAGCATGGCGTTGGATGATTTAGCCTATGCGACGGCGGCGCTGCCCGTTGCTGGTGAATTGGCGTTGGCAGAAGGTGTCGCTGGTCCTGCTGATTTCTTGAACAAGATGCTCGACCAGTTGGGCAACTTGACGGATGAAAAGCTCCAAGGGCAAATTCACCTGCACCAAGTCCAGTGA
- the thiE gene encoding thiamine phosphate synthase, whose product MNFDPTSLMVYLVVGSQNVNDDPNEVIRVVQAACDAGVTSVQYREKDHSKLNQAEKVALGQKIRSITKAANVPLYVDDDLPLALAIQADGLHVGQGDTPVQEIHQVAPGLLLGLSVHDLKELAASEADLAVVDYLGVGPAFATTSKEEVKEAIGPKGVFSVASKSSLPVVAIGGIQEDNCQELAELPIAGVAVISAITASDDIQRSVQKLRGVTK is encoded by the coding sequence ATGAATTTTGATCCGACGTCATTAATGGTTTATCTTGTTGTTGGTAGCCAAAACGTCAACGATGATCCCAATGAAGTGATTCGCGTGGTTCAAGCGGCCTGTGACGCCGGCGTCACTTCTGTTCAGTACCGAGAAAAGGACCACTCGAAGTTGAACCAAGCCGAAAAAGTGGCATTGGGACAGAAAATCAGAAGTATTACGAAAGCAGCCAATGTTCCTTTGTATGTCGATGACGACCTGCCATTGGCACTGGCCATCCAGGCGGATGGTCTGCATGTTGGTCAGGGCGATACCCCAGTGCAAGAAATTCATCAGGTAGCTCCTGGTTTACTACTTGGGTTATCCGTCCATGACTTAAAAGAGCTGGCTGCCAGTGAAGCTGATTTGGCAGTCGTTGATTACTTGGGTGTTGGCCCCGCCTTTGCAACGACAAGTAAGGAAGAAGTGAAGGAGGCCATTGGTCCAAAAGGTGTCTTTTCGGTTGCGTCAAAAAGTTCGTTACCGGTTGTGGCCATTGGTGGTATTCAAGAAGACAACTGTCAGGAATTGGCGGAGTTGCCGATTGCCGGTGTTGCCGTGATTTCGGCCATTACTGCTAGTGATGATATTCAACGCAGTGTTCAAAAATTACGAGGAGTGACAAAATGA
- the thiD gene encoding bifunctional hydroxymethylpyrimidine kinase/phosphomethylpyrimidine kinase encodes MIDANQYPTGLTIAGSDSGGGAGMQADIKTMQACKTYSAVVVAGLTAQNTLGVQGAYPTDLAVIDQQFASVMADFDVRAAKTGALFDEARVLQVAKNIRHYQQKNLVVDPVMVAKGGASLLDSAGIAALKNHLLPLATLLTPNLPEAELLADMKISTRDDMVTAGQKIQALGVPNVIVKGGHGEGAVIYDYVLLENEVGFWLEGQKVETSSKHGTGDTLSAAITSFLAQGDSLRKAIEKGHRYMNAIIGQPLVIGHGHGPLNHGQWSDPADEGGKDYEF; translated from the coding sequence ATGATTGATGCAAACCAATATCCGACAGGATTGACCATTGCTGGGTCCGATTCTGGGGGTGGTGCCGGCATGCAGGCCGATATCAAGACCATGCAGGCTTGCAAGACTTATTCCGCGGTCGTGGTGGCCGGGTTAACAGCGCAAAATACACTGGGGGTCCAGGGGGCTTATCCAACTGATTTGGCCGTAATTGACCAGCAATTTGCCTCGGTGATGGCTGACTTTGACGTCCGCGCAGCGAAAACTGGAGCGCTCTTTGATGAAGCTCGCGTTCTGCAGGTGGCTAAAAACATTCGTCACTACCAACAAAAGAATTTGGTGGTTGATCCGGTGATGGTTGCCAAGGGTGGGGCCAGCTTGCTCGACTCAGCTGGGATAGCGGCCTTGAAAAACCACTTGCTGCCATTAGCTACGCTGTTGACACCAAATCTCCCCGAAGCCGAACTCTTAGCCGATATGAAAATCAGTACTCGTGATGACATGGTCACGGCTGGTCAAAAGATACAAGCATTGGGCGTTCCAAATGTTATCGTTAAGGGTGGCCACGGTGAAGGTGCCGTCATTTATGATTATGTTTTATTGGAAAACGAAGTCGGTTTTTGGCTAGAAGGACAAAAGGTTGAAACGTCAAGCAAACACGGGACAGGGGATACCCTCTCAGCTGCAATTACGTCCTTTTTGGCTCAAGGTGATTCTTTGCGCAAGGCCATCGAAAAGGGCCACCGCTATATGAACGCCATTATTGGTCAGCCGTTAGTTATTGGTCACGGCCATGGTCCTTTGAACCATGGGCAGTGGTCGGATCCAGCAGATGAAGGAGGAAAAGATTATGAATTTTGA
- a CDS encoding MarR family winged helix-turn-helix transcriptional regulator codes for MSPVKTTALSRYMDSTNQKFFNLYTDWFRQMKYRLRELDLTHPQFQILATVHGLSIQHTEVTQIMVAKAADVDAMTASAIITKLSREDLLDRYPGKKNPRSKALSLTQAGEKKLQQALDIVNQFDQDFWSQFDTFLPASVDQAQAVVKTHHY; via the coding sequence ATGAGCCCTGTCAAAACTACTGCACTTTCTCGCTACATGGATTCAACCAATCAGAAATTCTTCAACTTATATACTGACTGGTTCCGGCAAATGAAATACCGTCTACGAGAACTTGACTTGACCCACCCCCAATTTCAAATTCTCGCTACTGTCCATGGTCTCAGTATCCAACATACCGAAGTTACTCAAATCATGGTGGCTAAGGCAGCAGACGTCGATGCCATGACCGCTTCAGCCATCATTACTAAGCTCAGCCGTGAAGATCTTTTAGACCGCTATCCTGGTAAAAAAAATCCACGTTCAAAAGCCCTATCATTAACCCAGGCTGGTGAAAAAAAATTACAACAGGCCTTAGACATCGTCAATCAATTTGACCAAGACTTCTGGAGTCAATTTGACACCTTTTTGCCAGCAAGTGTTGATCAAGCGCAGGCGGTAGTCAAAACACATCACTACTAA
- a CDS encoding PH domain-containing protein: MKAKHLHPLTFIFDFYEQLKSVVALGLAVLFFFHFTWWEWVLLFLALLLWSLLSFWMKTYELTESELIYRSGILERQVRHLPYHKIQNIHRKQWFFLQPFHLEDIAVDSGGKGAKNNQISLLVVPTWVALVLEQKRQDETAKLAILIEGAKIQAQKEEPATQEQVEQVTDSDRQGQAFASAHNQKTADGKDILRPNGSNRLATDSFRASILSLIVYAVTTPEVIFQFFIFLGGFIHLDQQGIVSHWIEQELTNHVLGLGALVIALLVVAFVFIVVAFNVLRTVILYFGFEVHHDAGQLTIARGLFERQTMHLSINRMQTVEVRQNVFRQLLGLVTVKTRIITDENGEDKVSKNVPTLIPMVKSGAVDQYLSRWLPDFPSRPIKKTDSSTYQILTMIRNGLFWTLPIATVLIYAFRRWPVVALLVLIVLAFVVGTGWYKGQATTAQVVNRQVLVLKTAKNYETITTYIAWDKIQSLSIKQSWWLAHQNRRAHLAVVVRTDANTKVLTARYLPMKEVQSIFDWYQSLS; encoded by the coding sequence ATGAAGGCTAAGCACTTACATCCCCTTACTTTTATTTTCGATTTTTACGAACAACTAAAAAGCGTGGTGGCTTTAGGGTTGGCTGTTTTATTCTTTTTCCACTTTACTTGGTGGGAATGGGTCTTGCTTTTCTTGGCTCTGTTGCTTTGGTCGCTTTTAAGCTTCTGGATGAAGACCTATGAACTCACGGAAAGTGAACTGATTTATCGGTCAGGCATATTGGAACGGCAAGTTCGCCACTTGCCTTACCATAAAATTCAAAATATCCATCGAAAGCAATGGTTTTTCCTCCAACCATTTCATTTGGAGGACATTGCTGTTGATTCCGGGGGGAAGGGGGCCAAGAACAATCAGATTTCTCTCTTGGTTGTCCCAACCTGGGTGGCACTGGTTCTTGAACAAAAGCGCCAGGATGAAACGGCTAAACTGGCTATTTTGATTGAAGGCGCCAAAATTCAGGCACAAAAGGAAGAACCAGCGACACAGGAGCAAGTTGAGCAAGTGACCGATTCAGACCGCCAAGGGCAAGCATTTGCTTCTGCGCATAATCAAAAAACCGCTGATGGAAAGGACATCCTGCGACCAAATGGTTCTAACAGACTGGCTACCGATTCCTTTCGGGCTTCCATTCTTTCTTTGATTGTCTATGCGGTGACGACGCCGGAGGTCATCTTTCAATTCTTTATATTTCTGGGTGGCTTCATTCACTTAGACCAGCAAGGGATAGTCAGTCATTGGATTGAGCAGGAGTTGACCAATCACGTTTTGGGCCTGGGCGCTTTAGTGATTGCCTTGCTGGTGGTGGCGTTTGTTTTCATCGTGGTTGCTTTTAATGTTCTGCGAACGGTGATCTTGTACTTTGGCTTTGAAGTGCACCATGACGCAGGTCAGTTGACGATTGCTCGGGGACTTTTTGAACGACAAACGATGCATTTGTCAATTAACCGGATGCAAACGGTTGAAGTCCGCCAAAATGTTTTCAGGCAGTTGTTGGGCTTGGTAACCGTCAAGACACGGATAATTACTGACGAAAATGGTGAAGACAAGGTATCTAAAAACGTGCCAACCTTGATTCCGATGGTGAAATCAGGGGCTGTTGACCAATATTTGTCGCGATGGCTGCCTGATTTTCCCAGTCGGCCAATCAAAAAGACTGATAGCTCAACCTACCAAATTTTGACAATGATTCGTAACGGCCTTTTTTGGACGTTGCCGATCGCCACCGTCCTGATCTATGCTTTCAGACGCTGGCCAGTAGTTGCCTTGCTGGTCTTGATTGTGTTGGCTTTCGTAGTTGGTACCGGCTGGTATAAGGGGCAGGCGACAACCGCCCAAGTGGTTAACCGACAGGTCCTTGTTTTAAAAACGGCGAAGAATTACGAAACAATCACGACCTATATCGCCTGGGATAAGATTCAGTCGTTGTCGATTAAGCAAAGTTGGTGGCTAGCTCATCAAAACCGGCGAGCCCACCTTGCCGTGGTAGTTCGCACTGATGCTAATACAAAGGTCTTGACTGCCCGCTACTTGCCAATGAAAGAGGTGCAGTCCATTTTTGATTGGTACCAATCACTTAGCTAA
- a CDS encoding PH domain-containing protein — protein MQALPATIKKVWYIMEVIGAIVILAVYFAGNWAVQHFLKFYLPLWAIWGLFLVIVLWFLLGLLLVRYRYAFYHFMVNETDVEIQKGFFFRTHTAIPIARVQNVDLDQGPILRLFKLQQVHILTGGSGHEIEALTEDDAEQFKDKVMTLAREARHEG, from the coding sequence ATGCAAGCACTACCAGCAACAATTAAAAAAGTCTGGTACATCATGGAAGTCATTGGGGCAATTGTTATTTTAGCCGTTTACTTCGCTGGGAACTGGGCAGTACAACATTTTTTGAAGTTTTATTTACCTTTGTGGGCAATCTGGGGGCTCTTTTTGGTCATTGTGCTCTGGTTTCTCCTTGGCCTTTTATTGGTCCGTTATCGCTATGCTTTTTACCACTTTATGGTCAACGAAACGGATGTTGAAATTCAAAAAGGCTTCTTTTTCCGAACGCATACTGCCATTCCAATTGCACGGGTGCAAAACGTCGATTTGGACCAAGGCCCAATTTTGCGGTTGTTTAAACTACAACAGGTGCACATTTTAACGGGTGGGTCTGGTCATGAAATTGAGGCTTTAACGGAGGATGACGCTGAACAATTTAAGGACAAGGTCATGACGCTGGCTAGGGAGGCTCGTCATGAAGGCTAA
- a CDS encoding pyrroline-5-carboxylate reductase family protein, translating into MKIAVVGLGHMGTALVQGLKLGGHTVLGYSSNAKKAEVLQISAVTSYEDLVKEDFDVLMLTVPAKLVTTVLAKIVATGLSEKVIVLSAAASVQNTDLRLAAPKNPVTTFIPNIPVAVQAGTIALAANESITEQNAQVVHDLLGSLGDVLVVKEDQLAIAGTIGGCSPAFIDVLMDAMEDAAVAKGMDRKQAGKLVASVVAGTAQLAQQSDLSAGDLKGQITSPGGTTIQGVLALDQHGFRRAVHAAILAAAGN; encoded by the coding sequence ATGAAAATTGCAGTTGTCGGCCTTGGACACATGGGAACAGCCCTTGTTCAAGGACTAAAATTAGGTGGACACACGGTTTTGGGGTACTCATCAAATGCCAAAAAGGCAGAAGTCTTGCAAATTTCAGCAGTGACCAGTTATGAAGACCTGGTCAAGGAAGACTTTGATGTGTTGATGTTAACAGTACCGGCTAAGCTTGTAACAACAGTGTTGGCAAAAATCGTTGCCACCGGTCTTTCTGAAAAGGTGATTGTCCTTTCAGCTGCTGCCAGCGTGCAAAATACTGATTTACGGCTGGCAGCACCAAAGAATCCGGTGACGACCTTTATTCCAAATATTCCAGTTGCAGTTCAGGCTGGCACGATTGCTTTGGCCGCTAACGAATCGATTACGGAGCAAAATGCTCAGGTGGTTCATGATCTTTTGGGGTCACTGGGGGATGTCTTAGTTGTTAAGGAAGACCAATTAGCCATTGCCGGAACGATCGGTGGTTGCTCACCAGCCTTTATTGATGTCTTGATGGATGCCATGGAAGATGCTGCAGTGGCCAAGGGGATGGACCGAAAGCAAGCGGGAAAGTTGGTTGCTTCAGTAGTGGCTGGAACGGCGCAATTGGCGCAACAATCCGATTTGTCTGCCGGTGACTTGAAGGGACAGATTACATCGCCTGGTGGGACAACGATTCAGGGCGTCTTAGCCTTAGATCAGCACGGTTTCCGTAGAGCGGTCCATGCTGCCATTTTGGCAGCTGCCGGTAATTAA
- a CDS encoding amino acid permease gives MNNETGFARTLSHRHVAMIALGGTIGTGLFLGAGSSIHRAGPAILLVYIITGLFVFAMMRALGELLVSDDSKSVFIDFMTQYLGKRAGFVLGWTYWIGWVVIAMTELTAIGTYMHYWFPDWPVWPWELAFLIVLYFVNTIAVKIFGETEFWFAMIKIVAIVAMIITGLILAFGHVKTSMGVTQFSTLWSHGLVANHGQGLLSTFQMAFFAFLGVEFVGITAAETKDPLETIPRSVNSIVIRILIFYIGALSAIMIIQPWTNYQAGESPFVQVFSGIGIQSAAAVINFVVLTAAASAINSAFFTTGRMLYSLVGEKSRFKKLNKNAIPQSAINLSTLIVGLAVVVNYLFPTKAFTLISSMASAAFLLIYMALMVTHLRFRKVTKGQKSHSFQLPLAPFSNYLTIAFLALIFVILLVTPATTVTTLLAALWMVILTVIAFFKLKKN, from the coding sequence ATGAATAATGAAACGGGCTTCGCCCGCACACTGTCTCACCGTCATGTGGCCATGATTGCCTTGGGCGGGACGATTGGGACCGGCCTCTTCTTAGGAGCCGGTTCCTCAATTCATCGGGCTGGGCCAGCGATTTTATTGGTTTATATCATTACGGGCCTGTTTGTTTTCGCAATGATGCGTGCTTTGGGCGAATTGTTAGTATCAGATGATTCAAAATCAGTTTTCATCGATTTTATGACCCAATACTTGGGAAAACGAGCTGGTTTTGTTTTGGGCTGGACTTACTGGATTGGCTGGGTCGTGATTGCCATGACCGAACTGACAGCGATTGGGACGTACATGCACTATTGGTTTCCGGATTGGCCTGTTTGGCCATGGGAATTAGCCTTTCTAATCGTGTTGTACTTTGTTAATACGATTGCGGTGAAGATATTCGGGGAAACCGAATTCTGGTTTGCCATGATTAAGATTGTTGCCATTGTTGCCATGATTATCACCGGACTGATTTTGGCTTTTGGCCATGTGAAAACGTCCATGGGCGTGACTCAGTTTTCGACATTGTGGTCGCATGGCTTGGTTGCCAACCATGGTCAGGGCCTATTATCGACTTTCCAGATGGCCTTCTTCGCCTTTTTGGGGGTTGAATTCGTCGGGATTACTGCCGCCGAAACGAAAGATCCGCTGGAAACGATTCCGCGATCTGTTAATTCGATTGTGATTCGAATTCTGATTTTTTATATCGGGGCCTTATCAGCCATCATGATTATTCAACCTTGGACCAACTACCAGGCTGGTGAATCACCATTCGTCCAGGTCTTTTCTGGTATTGGGATACAATCGGCAGCGGCCGTGATTAACTTCGTTGTTTTGACGGCAGCGGCTTCTGCTATTAACTCGGCCTTCTTCACAACCGGACGAATGTTGTATTCGTTGGTTGGTGAAAAATCACGCTTTAAGAAGTTAAATAAGAATGCCATCCCCCAATCCGCCATTAATCTGTCAACGTTGATTGTCGGTCTGGCCGTGGTGGTCAATTACCTGTTCCCAACCAAGGCCTTTACCCTCATTTCATCAATGGCTTCAGCCGCCTTTTTACTGATTTATATGGCCTTGATGGTCACACACTTGCGCTTTCGCAAGGTGACTAAGGGGCAGAAGAGCCATAGCTTTCAATTACCACTGGCACCCTTTAGTAATTACTTGACAATTGCTTTTTTAGCCTTAATCTTTGTTATCCTCTTGGTCACACCGGCGACGACGGTTACGACTTTGTTAGCCGCACTGTGGATGGTGATCTTAACCGTTATTGCCTTTTTTAAGTTGAAGAAAAATTAA
- a CDS encoding LysR family transcriptional regulator has translation MKTFTYQIFATVAERGSFRKAADELSITPSAVSHAISHLEAQLGIPLLIRNRSEMQVTRNGQILLPMVERLLNEERQLLSAAAKIQGLQGGQIRIGAISSVCIAWLPTIIRRFSKKYPQVEITLIQGSFAEIEQALSLGKIDLGFSALPTISRLDALPLINDEIKCITPADFTPKNGVSISQDDLEDRHFILQRSDYDSDTKAALDELQVKPQAINYSIDDQSILAMVEAGLGWGILPDLALSRLSGEIEAYPFKKPYYRHLGLVINPSSTKDPFVKAMQKEILSYLKRG, from the coding sequence ATGAAAACTTTTACTTACCAAATTTTTGCCACAGTCGCTGAACGCGGTTCCTTTCGGAAGGCTGCCGACGAGTTAAGCATTACGCCTTCAGCTGTTTCTCACGCCATTTCGCACCTCGAAGCACAACTAGGAATCCCCCTCCTAATTCGCAACCGATCGGAGATGCAAGTCACCCGCAACGGCCAAATCCTCTTACCAATGGTCGAACGCCTGCTCAATGAGGAACGGCAACTTCTTTCAGCCGCTGCAAAGATTCAAGGACTGCAAGGTGGACAAATCAGAATTGGCGCCATTTCATCAGTTTGCATTGCCTGGCTTCCAACCATCATCCGGCGCTTTTCTAAAAAGTACCCACAAGTTGAGATCACGCTGATTCAAGGCTCCTTCGCCGAAATCGAACAGGCCTTATCACTAGGAAAGATTGATCTTGGCTTCTCGGCCCTGCCAACGATTAGTCGGCTGGATGCCCTGCCCCTGATCAATGATGAAATCAAGTGCATTACCCCGGCTGATTTCACACCCAAAAATGGCGTTTCGATTAGCCAGGATGACTTAGAAGACCGGCACTTTATCTTGCAACGGTCCGATTATGATTCCGATACTAAGGCGGCCCTCGATGAACTTCAGGTTAAGCCTCAGGCCATCAACTATTCGATTGATGACCAGTCGATTTTGGCCATGGTTGAGGCCGGTTTGGGTTGGGGAATCCTACCTGACTTGGCCCTGTCAAGGCTCTCAGGCGAAATCGAAGCTTATCCCTTTAAAAAACCTTATTACCGTCACCTTGGCCTAGTAATTAATCCCTCCTCGACGAAGGACCCCTTTGTGAAAGCCATGCAAAAAGAAATCCTGTCTTACTTAAAAAGAGGCTAA
- a CDS encoding energy-coupling factor transporter transmembrane component T family protein, whose translation MMNATQRLILALAISLEISLTQSVTLNVVLFSVAFLLLLIRRQPLKKIGLYVAIAIIPVLGSFWSFYLYGQGTAAQNLHFGLVMGSRVLVFIFIGAWLTMGMTPYVLLASLRQNLKMSATFTYGILGALNFMPRFKQAFSSIQAAGMMRGEVLRWWQPTLYFKALVHAIKWSKNLAMAMTSHGFQEGAKRSAYRDYPMAKSGWGLIVLILFALQGILSFSHY comes from the coding sequence ATGATGAACGCCACACAACGGCTGATTTTGGCTTTGGCGATTTCTTTGGAAATCTCTTTGACCCAATCAGTGACTCTAAACGTTGTTCTCTTTTCAGTTGCCTTTTTGCTATTATTAATTCGGCGCCAGCCCTTAAAGAAAATCGGGCTCTATGTGGCGATTGCCATCATTCCAGTTTTGGGTTCCTTTTGGTCCTTTTATCTTTATGGTCAAGGAACAGCAGCGCAAAACCTCCATTTTGGTTTAGTGATGGGCAGCCGAGTCCTCGTCTTTATCTTTATTGGGGCCTGGTTAACGATGGGCATGACCCCTTACGTCTTGTTAGCTTCTTTACGTCAGAATCTGAAGATGTCTGCGACCTTTACTTACGGCATTTTGGGGGCACTTAACTTTATGCCCCGCTTTAAGCAGGCCTTTTCTTCGATTCAAGCGGCGGGGATGATGCGTGGTGAAGTATTACGTTGGTGGCAGCCAACGCTTTATTTTAAGGCTTTGGTTCATGCCATTAAGTGGTCGAAGAACCTGGCTATGGCCATGACCTCACATGGTTTTCAAGAGGGGGCCAAGCGCTCAGCCTACCGGGATTATCCGATGGCCAAATCAGGCTGGGGGTTAATCGTTTTGATTTTGTTTGCATTGCAGGGAATCTTGTCTTTTTCTCACTACTAA